ATGGCGGCAGCCATCTGCCTGACCTCACCGCCTTCGTGCCGATCTTCGACGGCGAGCGGCGTCTGCTCTGGACCATCGTCCGCGCCCACCAGAGCGACATCGGCGGCGCCACCCATGGCGGCTATAATCCCGGCGCCACCGAGATCTATCAGGAGGGCATCCGCGTCCCGCCGATCAAGCTGTACGAGGCCGGAAAGCTGCGCGACGACCTGCTCGACCTGCTGGCGCTCAACATCCGCAACCCCCGCGAATTCCGCGGCGACCTCGCGGCGATGGTCGGCGCGGCGCATCTCGGCGAACGGCGGCTGTCGCGGCTGTTTGCCGAGTTCGGCGCCCCGGTCGTGGAAGCCGCGGTGGAAACCATCCTGGATGCCGCCGAGGCGCAGACCCGCGCCGTGATCTCGACCTGGAAGGACGGCGTGTTCTACGGCGAGGCCTTTCTCGACGACGACGGCCATGGCCGCAGCGACATCCGGATCGCCGCCAAGGTCATCAAAAAGGGCAGCGACATCGAGATCGATCTTTCTGATTCCGATCCGCAGACGACCAGTTTCGTCAATTCCTCGCATGCCAACATGCAGGCGGCGGTGGTGATGGCCTTTGCCTATCTGATCGACGCCGATACTCCGAAGAATGCCGGCGCGCTGCGCCCGCTCAAGGTGGTTGCAAAACAGGGCACCATCGTCTGGGCCGATCCGGGCCGGCCGGTGACGCTGTGCACCAGCCATCCCTCCAATGAGATCGTCGAGGCCATCGTCAAGGCGATGTCGGCGTCCTGTCCGGACCGCGCCATGGCCGGCTGGAGCCGCCGCTTCCGGATCGCGATCCAGGGCGAGGATCCGCGCTCGGGGCGCA
The genomic region above belongs to Bradyrhizobium sediminis and contains:
- a CDS encoding hydantoinase B/oxoprolinase family protein; translation: MSSKIDPITRSVVQHRLSSIVKEMGEAMLRTSYSQILNSSRDFSLAICDTRGRLIAQADHIPVHVGALPWATLAVEQRFKDVKPGDVILLNDPYHGGSHLPDLTAFVPIFDGERRLLWTIVRAHQSDIGGATHGGYNPGATEIYQEGIRVPPIKLYEAGKLRDDLLDLLALNIRNPREFRGDLAAMVGAAHLGERRLSRLFAEFGAPVVEAAVETILDAAEAQTRAVISTWKDGVFYGEAFLDDDGHGRSDIRIAAKVIKKGSDIEIDLSDSDPQTTSFVNSSHANMQAAVVMAFAYLIDADTPKNAGALRPLKVVAKQGTIVWADPGRPVTLCTSHPSNEIVEAIVKAMSASCPDRAMAGWSRRFRIAIQGEDPRSGRNFIWHMFQARPGGGASSGGDGWSSIGEWHTVGGIKFGSIEVAEVRFPLYFRHHEFRENSGGDGQFRGGLGVALDLVLETAKPARANTAGDGVRYGPCGMLGGKDGVPHDYRLISEGRTPRVLRTKEVGIEIRPGDCLEIRSSGGGGWGPPAERSPDARARDREQGLVAADVKQGA